A section of the Candidatus Moraniibacteriota bacterium genome encodes:
- a CDS encoding nucleotidyl transferase AbiEii/AbiGii toxin family protein, which produces MILPHPEDAIHKAWLYRLLSALVDDMMLASVLRFKGGTCAAMLGYLDRFSVDLDFDLVVATAEALPSIREKMEAVFTGLGLEIKDASKNTAQYFLRYPVVGNKRNSLKVDVTFPPVSANKYQTVRLPEIDRLVACQSVETMFANKLVALIDRYEKNESLAGRDVYDIHHFFLRGFRYTDEVIRERRGTDLETFFRQLFNFVEKHVTEKVLTEDLNSLLPYAEFSKLRKVLKQETLMFLHDERTRVCGKK; this is translated from the coding sequence ATGATATTACCCCACCCCGAAGATGCCATTCATAAGGCCTGGCTGTACCGGCTCCTCTCCGCATTGGTCGACGATATGATGCTCGCTTCCGTCTTGCGTTTCAAGGGCGGGACATGTGCCGCTATGCTCGGCTATCTGGACCGATTTTCCGTTGATCTGGATTTCGATCTTGTCGTAGCGACCGCAGAAGCACTTCCATCTATCCGAGAGAAGATGGAAGCGGTATTTACTGGCCTCGGATTGGAGATCAAGGATGCGAGCAAAAATACCGCACAATATTTCTTGCGGTACCCTGTCGTGGGAAACAAGAGAAACTCGCTGAAGGTGGACGTCACCTTTCCGCCGGTATCCGCGAACAAATACCAGACGGTGCGTTTGCCAGAAATTGACCGACTGGTCGCGTGTCAGAGCGTCGAGACGATGTTTGCGAACAAGCTCGTGGCCCTGATTGACCGTTACGAAAAGAACGAGTCGTTGGCCGGAAGGGACGTGTATGACATCCATCATTTCTTTTTGCGCGGTTTTCGGTACACCGATGAGGTGATTCGAGAGAGGCGCGGGACGGATTTGGAGACATTTTTTCGACAGCTTTTTAATTTTGTGGAAAAGCATGTCACCGAGAAAGTGCTTACGGAAGATCTGAATTCGCTTCTCCCATATGCGGAGTTTTCTAAACTGCGCAAAGTATTAAAACAAGAGACGCTGATGTTTTTGCATGATGAGCGGACGCGGGTGTGCGGGAAGAAATAG
- a CDS encoding LamG domain-containing protein: protein MSTASATPGRIGQALNFDGVNDYIALGSPAVLDDIVNLTTCAWVNPDGTADGSIVTKDDSTTGWNVYYTEADGRARFVRGWSGGDAFWQTGSGVIPDSTWTHICLSYNDSSTTNDPAFYINGALVSSTETVAPSGTPNSDATFVGAIGSYGNGLNDFFDGKIDEVRVYNRVITSAEVTQLYNLGR, encoded by the coding sequence ATGTCGACTGCTTCCGCCACTCCGGGTCGTATCGGGCAGGCGCTGAACTTCGACGGAGTGAATGACTATATTGCATTGGGGTCACCTGCTGTACTGGACGATATCGTCAATCTGACAACATGCGCGTGGGTCAACCCGGACGGTACGGCTGATGGGAGTATCGTCACCAAGGATGATTCTACAACCGGCTGGAACGTGTACTACACTGAGGCGGATGGTCGCGCACGCTTCGTACGGGGGTGGTCGGGCGGTGACGCTTTTTGGCAGACGGGCAGTGGGGTAATTCCAGATAGTACATGGACGCATATTTGTCTCTCATACAACGATAGTTCAACCACCAATGATCCAGCGTTCTACATCAATGGCGCCCTGGTCTCGTCCACGGAAACGGTAGCTCCGTCCGGGACGCCCAATAGCGATGCGACCTTCGTAGGGGCGATTGGGTCATATGGCAATGGCTTGAATGATTTTTTCGACGGCAAGATCGACGAAGTCCGGGTGTACAACCGGGTGATCACGTCCGCCGAAGTGACTCAGCTGTATAATCTGGGGCGGTAG